In the Anguilla anguilla isolate fAngAng1 chromosome 7, fAngAng1.pri, whole genome shotgun sequence genome, one interval contains:
- the ndufa12 gene encoding NADH dehydrogenase [ubiquinone] 1 alpha subcomplex subunit 12, which produces MAEYVQVFRRAFQQLGGHGGIRGALLQFFRVNDLKTGPLVGVDKYGNKYYEDNRYFFGRHRWVIYTTEMNGKNTVWAVDGSMVPAEWHRWLHCMTDDPPTTHPPVPRKFLAETHNFNQSGSAKQYVPYSTTRKKIHEWVPPNTGGE; this is translated from the exons ATGGCGGAGTATGTACAAGTATTTCGAAGGGCTTTCCAGCAGTTAGGAGGTCATGGTGGCATACGTGGGGCTTTACTCCAGTTTTTTAG agtaaatgatttaaaaaccGGACCTCTCGTTGGCGTCGACAAGTATGGCAACAAGTATTACGAAGACAATCGTTACTTCTTTG GTCGCCACCGATGGGTCATCTACACGACGGAAATGAACGGAAAGAACACCGTCTGGGCGGTGGATGGAAGCATGGTGCCGGCTGAGTG GCATCGCTGGCTACACTGCATGACAGATGACCCGCCCACTACCCACCCCCCTGTGCCCCGAAAGTTCCTGGCTGAAACCCACAATTTCAACCAGAGTGGCTCAGCCAAGCAGTACGTCCCCTATTCCACCACCAGGAAGAAGATACATGAATGGGTGCCCCCCAATACTGGGGGTGAGTga
- the nr2c1 gene encoding nuclear receptor subfamily 2 group C member 1 isoform X1 has product MDGQTQRIQLVSADGGMALGHRIQIVTDQQTGQKIQIVTAFDQSPAGRQQFILAKQEPSPGKVILTTPDGNAVNQLLFASPELAGQQIQFVTDDGSDQSLAKPVVEYCVVCGDKASGRHYGAVSCEGCKGFFKRSVRKNLVYTCRGSGECVINKHHRNRCQYCRLQRCISYGMKQDSVQCERKPMEVSREKPVNCAASTEKIYIRKNLCSPLAATPTFVTDKETARSTSVLESGMLLNIQQPFPKLENTIMVPSSPEKYDPCQDDLSTLANVVTSLAHLSKAREMSDSNTDLSLMETLSNGDGSLAEVQGEEQSTTDISRAFDTLAKALNPVDNSAGEAMEASMHLVSGDQSGAVVELEGPLLSDMHVPFKLMMPLPVPEYLNVNYICESASRLLFLSMHWARSIPAFQALGHDNNINLMKACWNELFALGLAQCAHVMNVATILAAIINHLQNSLQEEKVSAERVKLVMEHIWRMQEFCNSMSKLAPDAYEYAFLKAIVLFSPDHPGIDNTLQIESFQEKAYVELQDYVTRTYPEDTYRLSKLLLRLPALRLMSAAVTEELFFAGLIGNVQIDSIIPYILKMESTDYSSQVITHVIQ; this is encoded by the exons ATGGATGGACAAACCCAGAGGATACAGCTGGTTTCAGCAGATGGAGGGATGGCCCTGGGACATCGAATACAG ATTGTGACAGATCAGCAGACGGGACAGAAGATCCAGATCGTGACGGCGTTCGATCAGTCCCCTGCCGGAAGGCAGCAGTTTATCCTGGCCAAGCAGGAGCCCTCCCCGGGAAAGGTGATCCTCACCACCCCCGACGGCAACGCCGTCAATCAGCTGCTCTTCGCCTCCCCCGAGCTGGCCGGACAGCAGATCCAG TTTGTGACAGACGATGGCTCGGACCAGTCGCTTGCCAAACCTGTCGTGGAGTACTGCGTCGTGTGTGGAGATAAGGCCTCAG ggcgtCACTACGGAGCGGTGAGCTGCGAGGGGTGCAAGGGCTTCTTCAAGCGGAGCGTGAGGAAGAACCTGGTGTACACCTGCAGGGGGTCGGGCGAGTGCGTCATCAACAAGCACCACCGCAACCGCTGCCAGTACTGCCGCCTGCAGCGCTGCATCTCCTACGGCATGAAGCAGGACT ctgtgcaGTGCGAGCGGAAGCCCATGGAGGTGTCCCGGGAGAAGCCCGTCAACTGCGCCGCCTCCACAGAGAAGATCTACATCCGAAAGAACCTCTGCAGCCCTCTGGCCGCCACGCCCACCTTTGTGACGGACAAGGAGACCGCCAG gtccaCTAGCGTACTGGAGTCTGGTATGTTGTTGAACATCCAGCAGCCGTTCCCTAAACTGGAGAACACCATCATGGTCCCGTCATCCCCAGAGAAG TATGACCCCTGCCAGGATGACCTGAGCACCCTGGCCAACGTGGTCACGTCGCTCGCCCACCTGAGCAAGGCGAGGGAGATGAGTGACAGCAACACGGACCTATCGCTGATGGAGACGCTGAGCAACGGGGACGGGTCACTGGCCGAGgtgcagggggaggagcagagcacCACCGACATCTCGCG GGCGTTTGACACCCTGGCCAAGGCGCTGAACCCGGTAGACAACTCTGCGGGGGAGGCCATGGAGGCCAGCATGCACCTGGTCTCAGGCGACCAATCAGGCGCCGTGGTGGAGCTGGAAGGCCCGCTGCTCTCCGACATGCACGTTCCCTTCAAG CTAATGATGCCGTTGCCCGTGCCAGAGTACCTCAACGTGAACTACATCTGTGAGTCGGCCTCGCGACTGCTCTTCCTGTCTATGCACTGGGCACGCTCAATACCAGCCTTCCAAGCTCTGGG CCATGACAACAACATCAACCTGATGAAGGCGTGCTGGAACGAGCTGTTCGCCCTGGGCCTGGCGCAGTGCGCACACGTGATGAACGTGGCCACCATCCTGGCCGCCATCATCAACCACCTGCAGAACAGCCTGCAAGAag AGAAAGTGTCGGCGGAGCGGGTGAAGCTGGTGATGGAGCACATCTGGCGCATGCAGGAGTTCTGCAACAGCATGTCCAAGCTGGCGCCCGACGCCTATGAGTACGCCTTCCTCAAAGCCATCGTCCTCTTCAGCCCCG ACCACCCAGGCATCGACAACACGCTGCAGATCGAGAGCTTCCAGGAGAAGGCCTACGTGGAGCTGCAGGATTACGTAACCAGGACGTACCCAGAGGACACGTACCG GCTGTCGAAGCTGCTGCTGCGCCTGCCCGCCCTCAGGCTGATGAGTGCCGCCGTCACCGAGGAGCTCTTCTTCGCCGGCCTCATCGGCAACGTGCAGATCGACAGCATCATTCCCTACATCCTCAAGATGGAGTCCACCGACTACAGCAGCCAAGTCATCACCCACGTCATCCAGTAA
- the nr2c1 gene encoding nuclear receptor subfamily 2 group C member 1 isoform X2, with protein MDGQTQRIQLVSADGGMALGHRIQIVTDQQTGQKIQIVTAFDQSPAGRQQFILAKQEPSPGKVILTTPDGNAVNQLLFASPELAGQQIQFVTDDGSDQSLAKPVVEYCVVCGDKASGRHYGAVSCEGCKGFFKRSVRKNLVYTCRGSGECVINKHHRNRCQYCRLQRCISYGMKQDSVQCERKPMEVSREKPVNCAASTEKIYIRKNLCSPLAATPTFVTDKETARSTSVLESGMLLNIQQPFPKLENTIMVPSSPEKDDLSTLANVVTSLAHLSKAREMSDSNTDLSLMETLSNGDGSLAEVQGEEQSTTDISRAFDTLAKALNPVDNSAGEAMEASMHLVSGDQSGAVVELEGPLLSDMHVPFKLMMPLPVPEYLNVNYICESASRLLFLSMHWARSIPAFQALGHDNNINLMKACWNELFALGLAQCAHVMNVATILAAIINHLQNSLQEEKVSAERVKLVMEHIWRMQEFCNSMSKLAPDAYEYAFLKAIVLFSPDHPGIDNTLQIESFQEKAYVELQDYVTRTYPEDTYRLSKLLLRLPALRLMSAAVTEELFFAGLIGNVQIDSIIPYILKMESTDYSSQVITHVIQ; from the exons ATGGATGGACAAACCCAGAGGATACAGCTGGTTTCAGCAGATGGAGGGATGGCCCTGGGACATCGAATACAG ATTGTGACAGATCAGCAGACGGGACAGAAGATCCAGATCGTGACGGCGTTCGATCAGTCCCCTGCCGGAAGGCAGCAGTTTATCCTGGCCAAGCAGGAGCCCTCCCCGGGAAAGGTGATCCTCACCACCCCCGACGGCAACGCCGTCAATCAGCTGCTCTTCGCCTCCCCCGAGCTGGCCGGACAGCAGATCCAG TTTGTGACAGACGATGGCTCGGACCAGTCGCTTGCCAAACCTGTCGTGGAGTACTGCGTCGTGTGTGGAGATAAGGCCTCAG ggcgtCACTACGGAGCGGTGAGCTGCGAGGGGTGCAAGGGCTTCTTCAAGCGGAGCGTGAGGAAGAACCTGGTGTACACCTGCAGGGGGTCGGGCGAGTGCGTCATCAACAAGCACCACCGCAACCGCTGCCAGTACTGCCGCCTGCAGCGCTGCATCTCCTACGGCATGAAGCAGGACT ctgtgcaGTGCGAGCGGAAGCCCATGGAGGTGTCCCGGGAGAAGCCCGTCAACTGCGCCGCCTCCACAGAGAAGATCTACATCCGAAAGAACCTCTGCAGCCCTCTGGCCGCCACGCCCACCTTTGTGACGGACAAGGAGACCGCCAG gtccaCTAGCGTACTGGAGTCTGGTATGTTGTTGAACATCCAGCAGCCGTTCCCTAAACTGGAGAACACCATCATGGTCCCGTCATCCCCAGAGAAG GATGACCTGAGCACCCTGGCCAACGTGGTCACGTCGCTCGCCCACCTGAGCAAGGCGAGGGAGATGAGTGACAGCAACACGGACCTATCGCTGATGGAGACGCTGAGCAACGGGGACGGGTCACTGGCCGAGgtgcagggggaggagcagagcacCACCGACATCTCGCG GGCGTTTGACACCCTGGCCAAGGCGCTGAACCCGGTAGACAACTCTGCGGGGGAGGCCATGGAGGCCAGCATGCACCTGGTCTCAGGCGACCAATCAGGCGCCGTGGTGGAGCTGGAAGGCCCGCTGCTCTCCGACATGCACGTTCCCTTCAAG CTAATGATGCCGTTGCCCGTGCCAGAGTACCTCAACGTGAACTACATCTGTGAGTCGGCCTCGCGACTGCTCTTCCTGTCTATGCACTGGGCACGCTCAATACCAGCCTTCCAAGCTCTGGG CCATGACAACAACATCAACCTGATGAAGGCGTGCTGGAACGAGCTGTTCGCCCTGGGCCTGGCGCAGTGCGCACACGTGATGAACGTGGCCACCATCCTGGCCGCCATCATCAACCACCTGCAGAACAGCCTGCAAGAag AGAAAGTGTCGGCGGAGCGGGTGAAGCTGGTGATGGAGCACATCTGGCGCATGCAGGAGTTCTGCAACAGCATGTCCAAGCTGGCGCCCGACGCCTATGAGTACGCCTTCCTCAAAGCCATCGTCCTCTTCAGCCCCG ACCACCCAGGCATCGACAACACGCTGCAGATCGAGAGCTTCCAGGAGAAGGCCTACGTGGAGCTGCAGGATTACGTAACCAGGACGTACCCAGAGGACACGTACCG GCTGTCGAAGCTGCTGCTGCGCCTGCCCGCCCTCAGGCTGATGAGTGCCGCCGTCACCGAGGAGCTCTTCTTCGCCGGCCTCATCGGCAACGTGCAGATCGACAGCATCATTCCCTACATCCTCAAGATGGAGTCCACCGACTACAGCAGCCAAGTCATCACCCACGTCATCCAGTAA